One window from the genome of Rhodopseudomonas sp. P2A-2r encodes:
- a CDS encoding Bug family tripartite tricarboxylate transporter substrate binding protein, giving the protein MVSLRAAIGLIALGFSACTSIGSAFALDYPTRPVRFVVGYPAGGATDILARLIGQKLSERTGQQFVVENKPGAGNNIGTESVVNAEPDGYTILLVNPANYINASLYGKLSFNFLRDIAPVAAFHRTANVMTVAKDVTAKNVAEFIAEVKANPGKINMASSGNGTSVHLSGEMFMMMSGAKMQHIPYRGAAPAITDMLGGQVQVIFDNMPSIIQHIRAGSLRALAVTTAERSALLPDVPTVAETVPGYEASALFGVGAPKKTPPEIIAKLNADVNAVLADPAVKAKLIDLGGEPLIGPPEAFGKMVAAETEKWEKVVKAANLKVE; this is encoded by the coding sequence ATGGTTTCACTTCGCGCGGCGATCGGTCTGATCGCGCTGGGCTTTTCTGCTTGCACCTCGATCGGCAGCGCTTTCGCGCTGGACTACCCGACGCGGCCGGTTAGGTTCGTCGTGGGCTATCCTGCCGGCGGCGCCACCGATATTCTGGCGCGGCTGATCGGCCAGAAGCTCTCCGAGCGGACCGGCCAGCAGTTCGTTGTCGAGAACAAGCCCGGTGCCGGCAACAACATCGGTACCGAATCGGTCGTCAATGCGGAGCCCGATGGCTACACCATCCTGCTGGTCAACCCGGCGAACTACATCAACGCCAGCCTGTACGGCAAACTGAGCTTCAACTTCCTGCGCGACATCGCGCCTGTGGCGGCGTTTCATCGCACTGCCAATGTGATGACCGTCGCCAAGGACGTCACGGCGAAAAATGTCGCCGAGTTCATTGCCGAGGTCAAAGCCAACCCCGGCAAGATCAACATGGCCTCGTCCGGCAATGGCACGTCCGTGCATCTCTCGGGCGAGATGTTCATGATGATGTCGGGCGCCAAGATGCAGCATATTCCCTATCGCGGCGCCGCGCCGGCGATCACCGACATGCTCGGCGGTCAGGTACAGGTGATCTTCGACAACATGCCCTCGATCATCCAGCACATCCGCGCCGGCAGCCTGCGCGCGCTGGCGGTGACGACCGCCGAGCGCTCCGCGCTTTTGCCGGACGTGCCGACCGTCGCCGAGACCGTGCCGGGCTATGAGGCCAGCGCATTGTTCGGTGTGGGCGCGCCGAAGAAGACTCCGCCGGAGATCATCGCCAAGCTCAATGCCGACGTGAATGCGGTGCTGGCCGATCCCGCGGTCAAGGCGAAGCTGATCGATCTCGGCGGTGAACCGCTGATCGGGCCGCCGGAAGCCTTCGGAAAGATGGTCGCCGCTGAGACCGAGAAGTGGGAAAAGGTCGTCAAGGCGGCAAACCTGAAGGTCGAGTAG
- a CDS encoding acetamidase/formamidase family protein produces MSFRPFTSESYSEGDRPEAWRDVLRAVGLQPSPTTTVPSGYATASRRRSDGVALAKLSAGSQAVSPLRDLADDMPIVLLPSEDGVTLRTPAGHQIISARQLLLLPRNGDWSVAFPRDMRAIVLSVTSEAFHGRKIGQSGLADVRIMPPGGFTDIFSRTLESAAGTLETLTDIEWAAVAQSLADLLPTFMRQLGVPAISAGTATQGAILHRICQTIERRLGDPDLAPARVAQAEGISERYLQKLFEGTGGFTHYLRERRLQRTWADLSNPAEAHHSISEIAYRSGFNDSAHFSRTFRHRFGLSPREFRQQESERGAASAVTAGQRGWPQDALAQLRSHHPLPPARTTTAPSDSNCGQSDAVSDHSHHHLAVEAARVHWGYFSRALPPQAEVNSGDTITIETLTQHASDDPERMIVGDPGAESVFRWTKEGKNVDRRGAGPMDASVYGRGAGEGFGVHICTGPVHVRDAQPGDVLEVRILDIVPRPSRSDAFKGRVFGSSVAAWWGYHYNEFLAESPPREVVTIYEIFCDDGAAHARALYSYRWAPQTDPFGVLHSTYDYPGVLVGPASVKRRHNVLDGIRIPLRPHFGVIAVAPRETDLVDSVPPSYFGGNLDNWRLGKGSTVYLPVSVPGALLSVGDPHATQGDGELAGTAIECSMTGTFQLILHKKADLAGRAFADLTYPLIETETDWVLTGFSHPNYLAEFGANGQSEVYANSSLDLAMKDAFRKMRRFLMNIKGLSEDEAIALMSAAVDFGVTQVVDGNWGVHAILSKRLFEDVPQT; encoded by the coding sequence ATGAGCTTTCGCCCGTTCACCAGCGAATCCTATTCCGAAGGCGACCGTCCGGAAGCCTGGCGCGACGTGTTGCGCGCTGTCGGCCTTCAGCCCTCACCGACCACCACGGTTCCCAGCGGATACGCCACGGCGTCGCGACGGCGCAGCGACGGCGTGGCGCTGGCGAAATTGTCCGCGGGATCGCAGGCCGTGTCGCCGTTGCGGGATCTCGCCGACGACATGCCGATCGTGCTGCTGCCGTCCGAAGATGGCGTCACGCTGCGCACCCCCGCCGGGCACCAGATCATTTCCGCCCGGCAATTGCTGCTGTTGCCGCGCAACGGCGACTGGAGCGTCGCGTTTCCGCGCGACATGCGGGCGATCGTCCTGTCGGTAACCTCGGAGGCCTTTCACGGCCGCAAGATCGGACAGTCCGGGCTTGCCGACGTGCGCATCATGCCGCCCGGCGGCTTTACCGACATCTTCTCGCGCACGCTCGAGTCGGCGGCGGGCACGCTGGAGACGCTCACCGACATCGAATGGGCCGCAGTCGCGCAAAGCCTCGCGGACCTGCTGCCGACCTTCATGCGCCAGCTCGGCGTGCCCGCGATATCCGCCGGCACCGCGACGCAGGGCGCGATCCTGCACCGGATCTGCCAGACCATCGAGCGGCGGCTGGGCGACCCCGATCTTGCGCCGGCTCGCGTGGCCCAGGCCGAGGGCATTTCCGAGCGCTACCTGCAGAAGCTGTTCGAGGGTACCGGCGGCTTTACGCATTACCTGCGCGAACGACGCCTGCAGCGGACCTGGGCCGACCTGTCGAATCCGGCGGAGGCGCATCATTCGATCTCGGAGATCGCCTACCGCAGCGGCTTCAACGACTCCGCGCATTTCAGCCGCACCTTCCGCCATCGCTTCGGACTGTCGCCGCGCGAGTTTCGCCAGCAGGAAAGCGAACGCGGCGCTGCCTCCGCCGTCACGGCAGGGCAACGCGGCTGGCCGCAGGATGCGCTGGCGCAGTTGCGCAGCCATCATCCGCTGCCGCCTGCCCGCACGACGACCGCACCCTCCGATTCAAATTGCGGACAGAGCGATGCTGTCAGCGATCACAGCCATCATCATCTCGCGGTCGAAGCCGCGCGGGTGCATTGGGGCTATTTCAGCCGCGCCCTGCCGCCGCAGGCGGAGGTCAATTCCGGCGATACCATCACCATCGAAACGCTGACGCAGCACGCCTCCGACGACCCGGAGCGCATGATCGTCGGCGATCCCGGCGCGGAAAGCGTGTTCCGCTGGACCAAGGAGGGAAAGAACGTCGACCGCCGTGGCGCCGGCCCGATGGACGCATCGGTCTATGGACGCGGCGCCGGCGAAGGCTTCGGCGTCCATATCTGCACCGGTCCGGTCCACGTCCGCGATGCGCAGCCCGGCGACGTGCTCGAGGTGCGCATTCTCGACATCGTGCCGCGACCGAGCCGCAGCGACGCGTTCAAGGGCCGGGTCTTCGGCAGCAGCGTCGCCGCGTGGTGGGGCTACCACTACAACGAGTTTCTGGCCGAATCGCCGCCGCGCGAGGTGGTGACCATCTATGAGATCTTCTGCGATGACGGCGCCGCGCATGCGCGGGCGCTCTATTCCTACCGGTGGGCGCCGCAGACCGATCCGTTCGGCGTGCTGCACAGCACCTATGACTATCCGGGCGTGCTGGTCGGCCCCGCATCGGTAAAGCGGCGACACAATGTGCTCGACGGCATCAGAATTCCGCTGCGGCCGCATTTCGGCGTGATCGCGGTGGCACCGCGCGAAACCGACCTCGTCGATTCGGTGCCGCCGTCCTACTTCGGCGGCAACCTCGACAACTGGCGGCTCGGCAAGGGATCGACCGTCTACCTGCCGGTCTCGGTGCCGGGCGCGTTGCTGTCGGTCGGCGATCCCCACGCCACCCAGGGCGACGGCGAACTGGCTGGCACAGCCATCGAATGTTCGATGACCGGAACCTTCCAGCTGATCCTGCACAAGAAGGCCGATCTCGCCGGACGCGCGTTCGCCGACCTCACCTATCCGCTGATCGAAACCGAAACGGACTGGGTGCTGACCGGCTTCAGCCACCCGAACTACCTGGCGGAATTCGGCGCCAACGGGCAGAGCGAGGTCTATGCCAACTCCTCGCTGGATCTCGCCATGAAGGATGCGTTCCGGAAGATGCGCCGCTTCCTCATGAACATCAAAGGCCTCAGCGAGGACGAAGCCATCGCGCTGATGTCCGCGGCCGTGGACTTCGGCGTCACCCAGGTCGTGGACGGCAACTGGGGCGTTCACGCCATACTCAGCAAGCGTCTGTTCGAAGACGTCCCGCAAACCTAG
- a CDS encoding acetamidase/formamidase family protein, with amino-acid sequence MKHHLLPVSPANVHWGYFSKAVAPALTLKSGDRATIETLTHHANDDYERMIADDPGAESVFKWTREHKAIVRRGAGPTEGPFIRGSGEGVGVHLLTGPVVIEGAEPGDVLEVRILDVRPRPACKACHAGKCFGSNASANWGFHYHDLIEEPKPREVITIFELDTSGEPFAKAVYNYVWTPQTDPDGIVHPTIDYPGVRVDHSTIRKRDNIMQNVRVPARLHFGTMGLAPSESDFVSSIPPSYTGGNIDDWRVGKGAKMFYPVAVPGAFFSVGDPHAAQGDSELGGTAIETSLTGDFEFILHKQADLGGTVLEGLTHPMLETDNVWSVYGFTYPNYLAELGPDAQTEIANHSSLDRAMRDAFRKLRRFLMTVHHLSEDEAISLLSVGADFGVTQVVDANWGVHGTIRKNIFRCD; translated from the coding sequence ATGAAACATCATCTGCTTCCCGTATCGCCGGCCAACGTCCACTGGGGCTATTTCAGCAAGGCGGTTGCACCCGCCCTCACGCTGAAGTCGGGCGACCGCGCCACCATCGAGACGCTGACCCATCACGCCAACGACGACTACGAGCGCATGATCGCCGACGATCCCGGCGCCGAAAGCGTGTTCAAGTGGACCCGGGAGCACAAGGCCATCGTCCGCCGCGGCGCCGGCCCGACCGAAGGTCCGTTCATCCGCGGCTCCGGCGAAGGCGTCGGCGTGCACCTGCTGACCGGCCCCGTCGTCATCGAAGGCGCGGAGCCCGGCGACGTGCTGGAAGTGCGCATTCTCGATGTCCGGCCGCGGCCCGCCTGCAAGGCCTGTCATGCCGGCAAATGCTTCGGCTCAAATGCCTCGGCAAATTGGGGTTTTCACTATCACGACCTGATCGAGGAGCCGAAGCCGCGCGAAGTCATCACCATCTTCGAACTCGACACCTCCGGCGAACCGTTCGCCAAGGCGGTCTACAACTACGTCTGGACGCCGCAGACCGATCCCGACGGCATCGTGCATCCGACCATCGATTATCCGGGCGTGCGCGTCGACCACTCGACCATCAGGAAACGCGACAACATCATGCAGAACGTCCGCGTTCCCGCCCGGCTGCATTTCGGCACCATGGGCCTCGCGCCGTCCGAGTCCGATTTCGTCAGTTCGATTCCGCCGAGCTATACCGGCGGCAATATCGACGACTGGCGCGTCGGCAAGGGCGCCAAGATGTTCTATCCCGTCGCGGTGCCCGGCGCGTTCTTCTCGGTGGGCGATCCCCACGCCGCCCAGGGCGACAGCGAACTCGGCGGCACCGCCATCGAGACCTCGCTGACCGGCGACTTCGAATTCATCCTGCACAAGCAGGCGGACCTCGGCGGCACCGTACTGGAAGGGCTGACGCATCCGATGCTGGAGACCGACAACGTGTGGTCGGTCTATGGCTTCACCTATCCCAACTATCTCGCCGAGCTGGGACCCGATGCGCAGACCGAGATCGCCAACCATTCCAGCCTCGACCGCGCCATGCGCGATGCCTTCCGCAAGCTACGCCGCTTCCTGATGACGGTTCACCATCTGAGCGAGGACGAAGCCATCTCGCTGCTGTCGGTGGGCGCCGACTTCGGCGTGACACAGGTGGTCGATGCCAACTGGGGCGTGCACGGCACGATCCGCAAGAACATTTTCAGGTGCGACTGA
- a CDS encoding AMP-binding protein, translating into MVNPATVPGVVGPFAGMDVPWLLKMVAETRRDHPFLIWAPFDAPARHWTYGEFHDRVGALAAGLVRRGIQPGDFILVHLDNCIEAMLTWFACAELGAIVVTTNTRSAPAELEYFAGHCGAVAAITQPSYAELVAANCRNLRWIAVISHDAGAAPATGHPVAQADRFEALFADAVDRPQRPTDPFASCSVQYTSGTTSRPKAVLWTHANALWGAKVNAAHQDLHAADVHLAFLPLFHTNALAYSVLASLWVGASCVIQPRFSARRFWSVAAEHRCTWNSTIGFCMKALLEHEIPKQHTFRLWGTAFCEPPAFATFGIKIIGWWGMTETITHGIIGEVDQPNTPMAIGRAATEYSIRVTDDDGAPTPVGDTGNLSILGVPGLSLFKEYLHNEAATQGSFDAHGYFITGDRVTLLDRGFIRFGDRAKDMLKVGGENVAASEIEQVVIAVPGVREAAVVGMKHAMLDEVPVVFIIPHAGVGNMPPTLHDHVMAACRNALADFKVPREIRFVDEMPRSTLEKVAKAELRKLLV; encoded by the coding sequence ATGGTGAATCCAGCGACAGTGCCAGGCGTGGTCGGTCCGTTCGCAGGCATGGATGTGCCGTGGCTGTTGAAGATGGTCGCCGAGACCCGCCGCGATCATCCGTTTCTGATCTGGGCGCCGTTCGATGCGCCGGCGCGGCACTGGACCTATGGCGAATTCCACGACCGCGTCGGCGCGCTCGCTGCGGGACTTGTCCGGCGCGGCATCCAGCCCGGCGACTTCATTCTCGTGCATCTCGACAACTGCATCGAGGCGATGCTGACCTGGTTCGCCTGCGCCGAACTCGGCGCCATCGTCGTCACCACCAACACCCGCTCGGCGCCGGCGGAGCTTGAATACTTCGCCGGCCATTGCGGCGCGGTCGCTGCCATTACCCAGCCGTCCTATGCCGAACTGGTCGCCGCCAACTGCAGGAACCTGCGCTGGATCGCGGTCATCTCGCACGATGCCGGTGCCGCGCCCGCGACGGGCCATCCCGTGGCGCAGGCCGACCGCTTCGAAGCGCTGTTCGCGGATGCCGTCGACCGGCCGCAGCGGCCGACCGATCCGTTCGCCTCATGCAGCGTGCAGTACACCTCAGGCACCACATCGCGACCGAAGGCCGTGCTGTGGACCCATGCCAATGCGCTGTGGGGCGCCAAGGTCAATGCCGCGCATCAGGACCTGCACGCCGCCGACGTGCACCTCGCCTTCCTGCCGCTGTTCCACACCAATGCGCTGGCCTATTCGGTGCTTGCGAGTTTGTGGGTCGGCGCCAGTTGCGTGATCCAGCCGCGTTTCTCCGCGCGCCGGTTCTGGTCTGTCGCGGCCGAGCATCGCTGCACCTGGAATTCGACCATCGGCTTCTGCATGAAGGCACTGCTCGAACATGAGATCCCGAAGCAGCATACGTTCCGGCTGTGGGGCACCGCGTTCTGCGAACCGCCGGCCTTCGCCACCTTCGGCATCAAGATCATCGGCTGGTGGGGCATGACCGAAACCATCACCCACGGCATCATCGGCGAGGTCGACCAGCCCAACACGCCGATGGCCATCGGCCGCGCGGCCACCGAATACAGCATCCGCGTCACCGACGACGATGGCGCGCCGACGCCCGTTGGCGATACCGGCAACCTGTCGATTCTCGGCGTGCCCGGCCTGTCGCTGTTCAAGGAATACCTGCACAACGAGGCGGCCACGCAAGGGAGTTTCGACGCCCACGGCTACTTCATCACCGGCGACCGCGTCACGCTGCTCGACCGCGGTTTCATCAGGTTCGGCGACCGCGCCAAGGACATGCTGAAGGTCGGTGGCGAGAATGTCGCGGCTTCGGAGATCGAGCAGGTCGTCATCGCTGTGCCCGGCGTGCGCGAAGCCGCCGTGGTCGGCATGAAGCATGCGATGCTCGACGAGGTTCCGGTGGTCTTCATCATCCCGCATGCCGGCGTGGGCAACATGCCGCCGACCCTGCACGACCATGTCATGGCCGCCTGCCGCAACGCGCTGGCCGACTTCAAGGTGCCGCGCGAAATCCGCTTCGTCGACGAGATGCCGCGTTCGACGCTGGAGAAAGTGGCCAAGGCGGAGTTGCGAAAACTGCTGGTGTGA
- a CDS encoding RidA family protein translates to MKFHMIAGGPTPVAPFSHAVETDGFVFVTGQMPDTPDAPGQLPETIEAQTRAVMANLKLVLAGVGLGFEHVVMSRIYLTRFKQDYAAMNDTYRGYFAEGRLPARTCVGVTGLAYDALIEIDLVCRRPPG, encoded by the coding sequence TTGAAGTTTCACATGATCGCAGGCGGACCGACGCCGGTCGCGCCTTTCAGCCATGCCGTGGAGACCGACGGCTTTGTTTTCGTCACCGGACAGATGCCGGATACGCCCGACGCGCCGGGCCAGCTTCCGGAGACGATCGAGGCGCAGACCCGCGCCGTCATGGCAAATCTCAAGCTGGTGCTGGCCGGCGTCGGGCTCGGCTTCGAGCACGTGGTGATGAGCCGGATCTATCTCACGCGGTTCAAGCAGGACTATGCGGCGATGAACGACACCTATCGCGGCTATTTTGCCGAGGGTCGACTGCCGGCGCGCACCTGCGTCGGCGTGACCGGACTGGCCTATGATGCGCTGATCGAAATCGATCTGGTCTGCAGGCGCCCGCCTGGATAG